The window GGCCTGCTGCTGCTCGGCGTCCTCTGGCTGCCCGCGGCGCTCCTCATCACCGCCGCGCGCCAGCCACTGCTGACCTTGTTCGACGTGCCCGGAACCCTTCGCATCGTCCGCCGCCTGGGCCGGGACTACACGCTGGTCGCGGGAACGCTGGTGGGCCTGGGCGTCCTCCACCTCATGACGCACGGGGTGGCGTTGCTGCTGCGCATGCTGGACCTCTTCGTCATCTCACGCGTACTGGCCGAAGCCGTCACGCTGGTCATCCCATTCACCGCCGCGCACGTGGTGGGGCTGCTGCTGTACACGCGGGGCGATGCGCTGGGGTATGGCCTCGAGCAAGACTACCTGACCCCTGTGCTGGGCGACGCACAACCGAGCCGCATGGCGCCGCCCCTGCGCGATGCCGGTCCCATTCCCTTCACCGGAGCGGCGGCCAGGGCCATCGAGACGGGAAGCTCCAACGACGACACCCTGGAGGCGCTGGCGGCCGCGGTGAACGCCCGCGATGTTCCACTCGCGATGTCGCTGTATGCCACGGTGCGGCAGCAACCGCGGCTGCGTGTGCCCCCAGAGCACCACCTGTTCGTCGGACAGGCCGCGGCCGTGGAAGGAAATTTCCCACTGGCGGTAGCGGCGTTGGAATCCGCGGCAGACACGGCGCCCGATGAGCCCACCGCGCCCCGTGCGTTGGTACTTCTGGCGCGTGTGTTGGGTGAACGGATGCACGACGCGCCGCGCGCGGAAGAAGTCTACCGCTACGTGCTCCACCGTTACCCAGACACGGCAGCGGCACGCTTCGCGAGTGAACGCGTGTCTCCGACTTCCGACTGATACAGACGTTGCCGCGCTCGCACGCCAGCATCACCCTTCACGGCATGGTTCGCGCACGCTGGTTTTCGTGGCTCATCGGTTTCGGTCTCTTCGCGGCATGTGACCAGGCGCCTCGCATGGAGCGCGCGGTGGACGACTGCCAGGCGGAGCAGGTGTCGTTGAAGGTGGAGGTGCTGTCGGCGGAGGGCGCGCGCGTGCGCGGGGCGACAGTCACCGGCACCAACGTGACCTCCAACGTGAGCATCACCGGCGTGACAGACGACCAGGGCGTCAGCACCGCCATCAACGAATCGCTCGCGCCCAGCGCGGTGCGAGTCGTGGCCACCGCGGGCGCCAAGGTGTCCGACGCCCAGCAGGTGGAATGGGTGTGTGACACCTGCAACTGCCAGCCAGAGCCGGCCACCCTCCAACTCCAGCTCAATCCGTAGGACCCGCGCCGCGCGACGCTGAGACAACCGCTGTTTCATGGATTCATCTGAATGAACGCGAGGGAGGTTGTGCTCCACCCGCCCCATGGAGTACGGCTGGTGACATGCGTGACGCTCGTCAGCCTTCCCCGCGTCTGGCCTCCCCTGCTTCCAGGGGGGCCCTCCAGTCGGCTTCCTCCGAGCACGGGGCCGCGGGGATGTGTTGCCGCGGTGTGCGCGTTCCCCGCGCAAGGGGTCCTGTCAGCCCACGTTCCAGGTAGGTCCGGGCCCTCATCATGTCCGCAGACACGGTGGAACAGTTGCTTCAGTGCGCGCTGTCCGAGCTGACCGCGCGCTTCGTCACCCAGGCCACCCCCGTCCCCACCGGCTTGCTGGAGGCGTTGGACGCGGACCCGCGCGCGGGCGCTCATGCGCTCGCCCGGCGCATCCGTTCGCGCCAGGAGAAGAACCGCGCGGAGGGCCAGCGCATGCGCAAGCTGCTCCGTTTCGAGACGGAGCTCTGGGAGCAGGGCCACACGCACATCGCGGGTGTGGACGAGGCGGGCATGGCGCCCCTGGCGGGGCCCGTCGTGGCCGCCGCGGCCGTGCTGCCCAAGGGTTTCCGGCTCAAGGGGCTGGATGACTCGAAGAAGATTCTCGACGCCGAGAAGCGCGAGTCGCTGGCCGAGGCCATCAAGCGCGACGCGGTGGCATGGGCCGTGGGCCGCGCGGAGGTGGAGGAAATCGACCGCATCAACATCTACCACGCGGGCCTGCTGGCCATGCGCCGCGCGGTGGAGGGGCTGTCGGTGAAGCCGGACCACCTGCTGGTGGATGCTCGCACGGTGCCGGAGTGCTCGGTGCCGCAGAAGGGCATCATCAAGGGGGACGCACTGTCTCTCAGCATCGCAGCGGCCTCCATCCTGGCGAAGACGACGCGCGACCGTTGGATGGCGGAGCTGGATGACCAGTACCCGGGTTATGGGCTCGCCGCGCACAAGGGCTACCCGACGCCGCACCACCTGCAGGTGCTGCGTGAAAAGGGCGTGCTGCCCATCCACCGACGCAGCTTCGCGCCGGTGCGCGAGGCCCTGGGCCTGCCGACCGGCTCACCGCCTTCCGCCCTCCAGGCGGAGCTGTTCCCCGAGGCCCCTTCCCGAACAGGGGTGAAGTCATGAGCGCCGACCGGGACATCGACGAGTGGATGGCCGCGCGAGGCATCACCCTGCCCGAGGCCCGCGCTCGCACCCGCGCGGTGCTGGAGGAAGTGGGCCTCACCCGCCCCGGCCGCCAGCGCATGAGCGAGCCCAAGCTGCTCAAGGCGGCGGAGCTGCTGGCGGGGCGCTTCTTCTCCGTGTGCGCGGACGGCGCGTGCCTCAAGGTCGCGCAGGCCAGCGGGCGTGAGCCGATGCGTATCGAGCCACGGCTGCACTGTGAGCGCTGTGGCGGCTCGGCCAACCGCCGCGCGGAGGTGGCCTTCGTGGAGGCCTGCCAGCGCTACGGCGTGCGCCGCGTGGTGGTGGTGGGTGGCTCGCCGGCCGTGCGCGAGGAGCTGGAGGCCAAGCTGGGCCACCAGATTGACTTGCGGATGGTGGACGGCACGGAACGCCGCACGGCGGACCGCGCCCGCAGCGACCTGGACTGGGCGGACCTGGTGCTGGTGTGGGGCGCCACGGAGCTGCACCACAAGGTCAGCGGCCACTACACGCACGGTGGGCCGGCCTACAGCCACAAGGTGGTGCACGTCGTGAAGCGGGGCGTGGCCGCGCTGTTGGAAGAAGGCATCACCCACCTGGAGCGGACGCGCTGAGTGCTGGACTCAGGCGACGCGCCAAAGCGACGCTTGAGTCCATGACGACCGAGTTCATCCTGCTCCGTCACGGAGAGACGGAGTGGAACTCCCTGGGGCGCCTCCAGGGACATCAGGACAGCACCTTGAGCCAGGTGGGCCTGCGCCAGGCAGACGCCCTGGCCGCGCGCCTGGAGCCCGTCCGATTCTCGGCGCTCTATTGCAGCGACCTGGGGCGGGCGCAGGAAACGGCGCGGCGCATCGCCATCCGCACGGGCCACACCGTCCAGTCCGACACCCGCCTGCGCGAACGGGGCCTGGGCATCCTGGAAGGCCTCACCCGGGACGAGGCACGCCAGAAGCACCCGGACGTCTTCGCCGCGTACGCCGGTGGCGCGCCGGACTACATCGTCCCCGGCGGGGAGAGCACGTCCCAACGGCTGCGCCACGCGGTGGAGTGCCTGGAGGAACTGGGCGCGCGCCACCGGGGCGAACGGCTGGTGGTGGTGACCCACGGAGGCGTGCTCAGCCTCCTGTTCCGTCACAGCCTGGGGATTCCGCACGCGGCGCCGCGCACCTTCTCTGTGCTCAACGCCGGGTGGAACCAATTCGACTACCACGAAGGTGCGTGGCGGCTGGTGACGTGGGGTGACGTCACCCATCTGCGTGCCTCCAGCCTCGACGACACCTGAGCGCCCGCGCGGACGCTCGTGGAGACTACAGCT is drawn from Myxococcus xanthus and contains these coding sequences:
- a CDS encoding carboxypeptidase-like regulatory domain-containing protein, which gives rise to MVRARWFSWLIGFGLFAACDQAPRMERAVDDCQAEQVSLKVEVLSAEGARVRGATVTGTNVTSNVSITGVTDDQGVSTAINESLAPSAVRVVATAGAKVSDAQQVEWVCDTCNCQPEPATLQLQLNP
- a CDS encoding tetratricopeptide repeat protein, with the translated sequence MSPSSPNIIPPDAPLPRCQRHRTTVAGWRCERCNETLCPDCVVGRRAQTVELVACERCGDVAQTLLTSRSRVSVAQRLKGAWRYVFTPSGSQVIVAVSVFLAALRWLVELAISFSALIPLTIYGGVFWGTFFTLARDSARGETALRSPDYRDYFHDAVLPGLRGVVTFAVVWMPAFLYVTVVRPLLQEGRSALGAWIRGLDTPGLLTVDPVLIGLLLLGVLWLPAALLITAARQPLLTLFDVPGTLRIVRRLGRDYTLVAGTLVGLGVLHLMTHGVALLLRMLDLFVISRVLAEAVTLVIPFTAAHVVGLLLYTRGDALGYGLEQDYLTPVLGDAQPSRMAPPLRDAGPIPFTGAAARAIETGSSNDDTLEALAAAVNARDVPLAMSLYATVRQQPRLRVPPEHHLFVGQAAAVEGNFPLAVAALESAADTAPDEPTAPRALVLLARVLGERMHDAPRAEEVYRYVLHRYPDTAAARFASERVSPTSD
- a CDS encoding ribonuclease HII, producing the protein MSADTVEQLLQCALSELTARFVTQATPVPTGLLEALDADPRAGAHALARRIRSRQEKNRAEGQRMRKLLRFETELWEQGHTHIAGVDEAGMAPLAGPVVAAAAVLPKGFRLKGLDDSKKILDAEKRESLAEAIKRDAVAWAVGRAEVEEIDRINIYHAGLLAMRRAVEGLSVKPDHLLVDARTVPECSVPQKGIIKGDALSLSIAAASILAKTTRDRWMAELDDQYPGYGLAAHKGYPTPHHLQVLREKGVLPIHRRSFAPVREALGLPTGSPPSALQAELFPEAPSRTGVKS
- a CDS encoding histidine phosphatase family protein, translated to MTTEFILLRHGETEWNSLGRLQGHQDSTLSQVGLRQADALAARLEPVRFSALYCSDLGRAQETARRIAIRTGHTVQSDTRLRERGLGILEGLTRDEARQKHPDVFAAYAGGAPDYIVPGGESTSQRLRHAVECLEELGARHRGERLVVVTHGGVLSLLFRHSLGIPHAAPRTFSVLNAGWNQFDYHEGAWRLVTWGDVTHLRASSLDDT